From the genome of Pungitius pungitius chromosome 21, fPunPun2.1, whole genome shotgun sequence, one region includes:
- the LOC119213120 gene encoding zinc finger protein ZFP2-like has translation MSKLHALRLLLRQRVDAESVLIDGLISAYEEEIQRLRENERRYKLLDAVFNPTVRLHRADVQQLLPIKAEVLSQCQDEDQESLHLKEENEEIWTCLEGEQFDRLEVNNINKFQFIEVTVKSEDDEPHIAQLHQSQTEDDNEEELPDRRLVTQIKTEKDREECSGSGPAKKLKLQIPSHPYTNKEKASELSESEMSYDCQEPLSDSGPESLDGDNVCKEARAPESAAPALKHKEPFGCHVGCNIGNKPFSYFKCSNRFYYKGFLKRHMICHFGRKSFSSLGSKKCLRVKQKKSRPKVFREKPHGCDICGKRFTEKTNLRKHKMVHTGARFREKRVLKGHQSIHTAEKPFSCDVCGRAFRRSGDLKRHQMIHTGEKLFSCDVCGIRFAEKGNLTKHQRIHSKENPIICDVCGIRFTARRSLNNHLSIHTGVKPFSCDVCGKHFRLKNNLKTHQKKHTAEKRFSCDVCGKRFLESGNAKKHYRIHTGEKPFICDVCGKRFQFRGKLVNHRRIHTAEKPFRCDVCGTGFRQPDSLKAHQRIHTGEKPYSCAVCEKRFTDTGALRQHKRIHTGEKPFICNLCGTGFRFHGNLTSHRRTHTGERPYICDVCGKSFTATGPLKNHKRIHTGEKPFHCDVCGKDFRERRHLKCHEKSHTGERPFRCDVCGKDFRESGHLKSHEKIHTGEKPFRCDVCGKEFRESRHLKSHKKIHTRVTNPL, from the exons atgtCCAAACTACACGCGCTGAGACTGTTGCTCAGACAGCGAGTCGACGCTGAATCGGTTCTGATCGACGGATTAATCTCTGCTTATGAGGAGGAAATCCAACGTTTGAGAGAAAACGAGCGACGATACAAGCTGCTGGATGCTGTGTTCAACCCGACAGTCCGACTACACCGAGCAG ATGTTCAGCAGCTGTTGCCGATTAAAGCAGAAGTTCTCAGTCAGTGCCAGGATGAGGACCAGGAGTCCCTCCACCTGAAAGAGGAAAATGAGGAGATCTGGACCTGTCTAGAAGGAGAGCAATTTGACAGGCTTGAGGTGAACAATATTAACAAGTTTCAATTCATTGAAGTGACTGTGAAGAGTGAGGATGACGAACCTCACATTGCACAGCTTCATCAAAGCCAAACAGAGGACGACAATGAGGAGGAGCTTCCGGACAGAAGATTAGTTACACAGATAAAAACAGAGAAGGATAGAGAAGAGTGTAGTGGATCAGGACCAGCTAAGAAGCTAAAGCTACAAATTCCTTCACATCCATATACTAATAAGGAAAAGGCTTCAGAATTATCTGAGTCTGAAATGAGTTATGATTGTCAAGAACCGTTGTCAGATTCTGGACCTGAAAGTCTAGATGGGGACAATGTTTGCAAGGAGGCTAGGGCACCAGAGTCTGCTGCACCTGCCTTGAAGCATAAGGAACCCTTTGGATGTCATGTGGGTTGTAACATTGGTAACAAACCCTTTAGCTACTTCAAGTGTAGTAATCGATTTTACTACAAAGGGTTCCTTAAGCGACATATGATCTGTCATTTTGGGAGAAAATCCTTCAGTTCTTTGGGTAGTAAGAAATGCTTGAGAGTAAAGCAAAAAAAGTCACGACCAAAAGTTTTTAGGGAGAAACCACATGGTTGTGATATTTGTGGTAAAAGATTTACGGAAAAGACAAATTTGAGGAAACACAAGATGGTCCACACAGGGGCTCGATTTAGAGAAAAGAGAGTTCTAAAGGGGCACCAGAGTATCCACACTGCAGAGAAACCATTCAGTTGTGATGTTTGTGGGCGTGCATTTAGACGCAGTGGAGATTTGAAGAGACACCAGATGattcacacaggagagaaactaTTCAGTTGTGATGTTTGTGGTATTAGATTTGCAGAAAAAGGAAATTTGACAAAACACCAGAGGATACACAGCAAAGAGAATCCAATCATTTGTGATGTTTGCGGCATTAGATTTACAGCTAGGAGAAGTTTGAACAATCACCTGAGTATACACACGGGTGTTAAACCATTCAGTTGTGATGTCTGTGGAAAACATTTTAGACTAAAGAATAATTTAAAAACCCACCAGAAAAAACATACAGCAGAGAAACGATTCAGTTGTGATGTGTGTGGAAAAAGGTTTCTAGAAAgtggaaatgcaaaaaaacactacagaatccacacaggggagaaaccatTCATTTGTGATGTGTGTGGGAAGAGATTTCAATTTCGGGGAAAATTGGTTAATCACCGGAGAATCCACACAGCAGAGAAACCATTCCGTTGTGATGTTTGTGGGACAGGTTTTAGACAACCAGATTCCTTGAAGGCCCACCAGAGAAtccacacaggagagaaaccataCAGTTGTGCTGTTTGTGAGAAAAGATTTACAGATACTGGAGCTCTAAGACAACACAAGAGAAtccacacaggggagaaaccattcatttgtaatttgtgtGGGACTGGATTCAGATTTCACGGAAATTTGACTAGTCACCGGAGAACTCACACAGGAGAGAGACCATACATTTGTGATGTTTGTGGGAAAAGTTTCACAGCAACTGGACCTCTAAAAAACCACAAGAGAAtccacacaggggagaaaccatTCCATTGTGATGTTTGTGGAAAAGACTTTAGAGAAAGGAGACATTTGAAATGTCACGAGAAAAGCCACACAGGAGAGAGACCATTCCGTTGTGATGTTTGTGGAAAAGACTTTAGAGAAAGCGGACATTTAAAATCTCATGAGAAAAtccacacaggggagaaaccatTCCGTTGTGATGTTTGTGGAAAAGAATTTAGAGAAAGCAGACATTTGAAATCTCATAAGAAAATCCACACAAGAGTCACCAATCCGTTGTGA